A single Thermosynechococcus vestitus BP-1 DNA region contains:
- the menA gene encoding 2-carboxy-1,4-naphthoquinone phytyltransferase, translating to MTSSSESIDRSRLWWAAIKLPLYSVAVMPIWLGTAVAIAKTGRGHWWPFGLFLTAAVLILAWLNLSNDVFDAETGIDRHKYHSVVNLTGKKQLIFWLSNLCLLLGLLGIAAISWLQQDGTVLGLVLLCCALGYSYQGPPFRLGYLGLGEPICFICFGPLAIAAAYYSQVQTFSASIWPVAILNGLTTTLILFCSHFHQVADDLAAGKRSPVVRLGTARSAQLVYGACGLFYGVLVASVLWGLLPWPTLLALSSLPWAIYLCQRMAQFHSVPEQIKNSKFIAVQLHFWSSLLLGLGYLL from the coding sequence ATGACGAGTTCCTCAGAATCGATAGATCGCTCGCGTTTATGGTGGGCGGCGATTAAACTTCCCCTGTACAGCGTCGCGGTGATGCCCATTTGGTTGGGCACGGCGGTGGCGATCGCCAAGACCGGCAGAGGGCACTGGTGGCCTTTTGGTTTGTTTCTAACGGCGGCCGTGCTGATTTTGGCCTGGCTGAATCTGAGCAATGATGTCTTTGATGCCGAAACGGGGATCGATCGCCACAAGTACCATTCCGTGGTCAATCTTACAGGCAAAAAGCAACTGATCTTTTGGCTGAGCAACCTCTGCCTACTCTTGGGGCTACTGGGGATTGCGGCCATTAGTTGGCTGCAACAGGATGGAACGGTTTTAGGGTTGGTATTGCTCTGCTGTGCCCTAGGCTATAGCTACCAGGGGCCACCCTTTCGTCTGGGGTATTTGGGTTTGGGGGAGCCGATTTGTTTTATCTGCTTTGGTCCCTTGGCGATCGCTGCCGCCTACTATAGCCAAGTGCAAACCTTTAGCGCCAGTATTTGGCCTGTAGCCATCCTCAATGGCCTGACAACAACGCTGATTCTCTTTTGCTCCCACTTTCACCAAGTGGCCGATGATCTGGCCGCCGGCAAACGTTCCCCAGTCGTGCGCCTAGGGACGGCTCGCAGTGCGCAACTGGTCTATGGTGCCTGTGGTCTCTTTTATGGGGTGTTGGTGGCCAGTGTCCTCTGGGGACTGCTGCCGTGGCCAACACTGCTGGCTTTGAGTTCACTGCCCTGGGCAATTTATTTGTGCCAGCGGATGGCACAATTTCACAGTGTGCCTGAGCAGATCAAGAACTCGAAATTTATTGCTGTGCAACTGCATTTTTGGAGTAGCTTGCTCTTGGGATTGGGCTATTTGCTTTGA
- a CDS encoding DUF5340 domain-containing protein — MTRYSASSDKVPVPAHIHYELVLQILERASLAALPPNSSGYQQLHSAVIHLRKALRLQKQFEEEWQSAGGSVEYQWSLNRDRPPAQSK; from the coding sequence GTGACTCGTTATTCTGCTTCCTCAGATAAGGTTCCCGTTCCTGCCCACATTCATTACGAGCTAGTGCTGCAAATTTTGGAACGGGCTTCCTTAGCCGCCCTCCCCCCCAACTCCAGTGGCTATCAACAGCTCCACAGTGCTGTCATTCATCTGCGCAAAGCCCTGCGGCTGCAAAAGCAGTTTGAGGAGGAATGGCAATCAGCCGGCGGCAGTGTCGAATACCAGTGGTCACTGAATCGCGATCGCCCCCCAGCTCAAAGCAAATAG
- a CDS encoding RNA-guided endonuclease InsQ/TnpB family protein: protein MQKAFSYRFYPTTEQESLLRRTLGCVRLVYNRALAARTEAWYERKERLDYVQTSALLTQWKKQDDLQFLNEVSCVPLQQALRHLQSAFTNFFAGRAKYPNFKKKRNGGSAEFTKSAFRWKDGKVFLAKCNEPPNILWSRRLPDGVEPSTVTIRLNPAGQWYISLRFDDPRDLTLQPVDPSVGLDVGMSSLITLSTGEKIANPKHFNRYYKRLRKAQRSLSRKQKGSRNWDKARLKVAKIHQKISDSRKDHLHQLTTRLIRENQTIIIESLAVKNMVKNRQLARSISDAGWGELVRQLEYKAQWYGRTLVKIDRWFPSSKRCGQCGHIVERLPLSVREWDCPKCGAHHDRDINAAGNILAVGHTVTVCGAGVRPDRHTSRGQLRRSRKSQK, encoded by the coding sequence ATGCAAAAGGCTTTCAGTTACCGCTTCTACCCAACGACCGAGCAGGAATCCCTGCTTCGGAGAACATTGGGCTGTGTTCGGTTGGTTTATAATCGAGCACTGGCAGCGAGAACAGAAGCCTGGTATGAACGAAAAGAGAGACTTGACTACGTTCAAACCTCTGCCTTGCTTACTCAGTGGAAGAAGCAAGATGACCTTCAGTTTTTGAATGAGGTTAGCTGTGTTCCCTTGCAGCAGGCATTGAGACATCTGCAATCTGCTTTCACTAACTTTTTTGCAGGTCGGGCAAAATATCCCAACTTCAAAAAGAAACGCAATGGCGGTAGCGCAGAATTCACCAAGTCTGCTTTTAGGTGGAAAGACGGAAAAGTATTCTTGGCAAAGTGCAACGAACCGCCGAATATTCTCTGGTCGAGACGGCTTCCAGATGGTGTTGAACCATCCACGGTGACCATCAGGCTTAACCCTGCTGGACAGTGGTACATCAGTCTGAGGTTTGATGACCCCAGAGATTTGACACTGCAGCCCGTCGACCCGTCGGTTGGTTTGGACGTAGGGATGAGCAGTCTCATTACCCTGAGTACAGGGGAAAAGATTGCCAACCCCAAGCACTTTAACCGCTACTACAAACGACTCCGTAAGGCGCAGCGGTCTTTGAGTCGCAAACAAAAAGGCTCTCGCAATTGGGATAAGGCGCGGTTGAAAGTTGCCAAGATTCACCAGAAAATCTCTGATTCCAGAAAAGACCATTTGCACCAGTTGACGACTCGATTGATACGTGAAAACCAAACGATCATAATCGAGTCGTTGGCTGTGAAGAATATGGTCAAGAACCGTCAGCTTGCCCGATCCATCAGTGATGCTGGATGGGGTGAACTGGTACGGCAATTGGAATACAAGGCCCAGTGGTATGGTCGGACACTGGTGAAGATTGACCGATGGTTTCCCAGTTCTAAACGCTGTGGACAGTGTGGTCACATTGTTGAGCGGTTGCCATTGAGCGTCCGAGAATGGGACTGTCCTAAGTGTGGGGCGCACCATGATCGGGATATAAATGCCGCTGGGAATATTTTGGCCGTGGGACACACGGTTACAGTCTGTGGAGCGGGTGTAAGACCTGATAGGCATACGTCTAGAGGGCAACTGCGAAGAAGCAGAAAGTCTCAAAAGTGA
- a CDS encoding NAD(P)H-dependent oxidoreductase gives MTETPVLATTILQQLQWRYATKKFDPNRKIPAHLWQTLLQSLVLAPSSFGLQPWKFYVIETPELRQALLPHTWNQRQVVDASHLVVFAIKSHLNAADVDRYLARQAEVRQTSMEDLQRYGDLVKGFLHSPPYPLNVDEWSARQVYIALGQFMVTAALLGIDTCPMEGFLPQEYDRLLDLPAQGYHAVVVCAAGYRAADDQYATLPKVRYPLEAVVEVR, from the coding sequence ATGACGGAGACGCCTGTTTTAGCAACAACGATTTTGCAGCAACTGCAATGGCGCTATGCGACGAAAAAGTTTGATCCCAATCGCAAAATTCCTGCGCATCTGTGGCAAACACTTCTACAAAGCCTAGTCCTGGCTCCTTCCTCCTTTGGTCTGCAACCGTGGAAGTTTTACGTCATTGAAACCCCAGAACTGCGCCAAGCCCTGCTGCCGCACACTTGGAATCAACGGCAGGTGGTGGATGCCTCTCACTTAGTGGTCTTTGCCATTAAAAGTCATTTGAATGCTGCCGACGTCGATCGCTACCTTGCACGGCAAGCGGAAGTCCGCCAAACCTCAATGGAAGACTTGCAAAGGTATGGAGATTTGGTCAAGGGCTTCTTGCACTCGCCCCCGTATCCTCTCAATGTTGATGAATGGTCAGCCCGCCAAGTTTATATTGCCTTGGGGCAGTTCATGGTGACGGCGGCGCTGCTTGGAATTGACACCTGTCCTATGGAGGGGTTCTTGCCCCAAGAGTACGACCGCCTTCTCGACCTCCCTGCCCAAGGCTACCATGCCGTAGTTGTGTGTGCAGCTGGCTATCGGGCCGCTGATGACCAGTATGCAACTTTGCCTAAGGTGCGCTATCCCCTAGAGGCCGTTGTGGAAGTGCGTTAG
- the thrS gene encoding threonine--tRNA ligase yields MPESAAAPIHLPKTSESERLKRIRHTTSHILAMAVQKLFPKAQVTIGPWIENGFYYDFDHPEPFSEKDLRLIEKEMVKIIKRKLPVIREEVTREEAERRIRALGEPYKLEILQDLEEPITIYHLGDEWWDLCAGPHVENTGEIDPKAIALESVAGAYWRGDETKAQLQRIYGTAWETPEQLAEYKRRKEEALRRDHRKVGKELGLFIFADPVGPGLPLWTPRGTVLRSTLEDFLKKEQLKRGYLPVVTPHIARVDLFKTSGHWQKYKEDMFPLMAEDAEAAAHEQGFVLKPMNCPFHIQIYKSELRSYRDLPLRLAEFGTVYRYEQSGELGGLTRVRGFTVDDSHLFVTPEQLDAEFLNVVDLILTVFRCLRLNKFKARLSFRDPKSDKYIGSDEAWSKAEAAIQRAVEQLGMEHFLGIGEAAFYGPKLDFIFEDALGREWQLGTVQVDYNLPERFDLEYVAEDNTRRRPVMIHRAPFGSLERLIGILIEEYAGDFPFWLAPEQVRLLPVGDEQRPYAERVAAQLRERGVRVSVDRSGDRLGKQIRNAETQKIPVMGIIGAKEVEHETVSIRTRAAGDVGTFALEHLIAKLTSAMAAIHGDIDWS; encoded by the coding sequence ATGCCAGAATCTGCTGCTGCCCCTATTCACCTCCCCAAAACCAGTGAGTCAGAGCGGCTAAAGCGTATTCGCCACACCACCTCCCATATTTTGGCAATGGCCGTGCAGAAGCTGTTTCCCAAGGCTCAAGTGACGATTGGCCCTTGGATTGAAAACGGGTTTTACTACGATTTTGACCACCCAGAGCCCTTCAGTGAAAAAGACCTCAGGCTCATTGAGAAGGAGATGGTCAAGATCATTAAGCGCAAGCTGCCGGTGATCCGTGAGGAAGTAACCCGTGAGGAAGCCGAGCGTCGCATCCGCGCACTGGGGGAACCCTACAAGCTAGAAATTCTCCAAGACCTCGAAGAACCAATTACGATTTACCACTTGGGGGATGAGTGGTGGGATCTCTGTGCAGGGCCCCACGTTGAAAATACGGGCGAGATTGATCCCAAGGCGATCGCCCTTGAAAGTGTTGCCGGTGCCTACTGGCGAGGTGATGAAACCAAAGCCCAACTTCAGCGCATCTACGGCACCGCATGGGAAACCCCCGAACAACTGGCGGAGTATAAACGTCGCAAAGAAGAAGCGCTCCGCCGCGATCACCGCAAGGTGGGTAAAGAACTAGGCCTGTTTATCTTTGCCGATCCCGTTGGACCAGGTTTGCCCCTATGGACCCCCAGAGGAACGGTGCTCCGCTCCACCCTTGAGGACTTTCTCAAAAAAGAGCAACTGAAGCGGGGATATCTACCGGTGGTCACGCCCCACATTGCCCGTGTGGATTTGTTTAAGACCTCTGGCCACTGGCAGAAGTACAAAGAGGATATGTTCCCTCTGATGGCCGAAGATGCTGAGGCTGCCGCCCACGAGCAGGGGTTTGTCCTCAAGCCGATGAACTGCCCTTTCCACATTCAAATCTATAAAAGTGAGCTGCGCTCCTATCGCGACTTACCGCTGCGGCTGGCGGAATTTGGCACTGTCTATCGCTATGAGCAATCGGGAGAATTGGGGGGTCTGACACGGGTACGCGGCTTTACGGTGGATGACTCCCATCTCTTTGTCACCCCAGAGCAGTTGGATGCCGAGTTTTTGAATGTCGTTGACCTCATCCTTACGGTCTTCCGCTGTCTGCGTCTGAATAAATTCAAGGCCCGCTTGAGCTTTCGCGATCCTAAATCCGATAAATACATTGGCTCCGATGAGGCGTGGTCAAAGGCCGAAGCAGCGATTCAGCGAGCCGTAGAACAGTTGGGTATGGAGCACTTTTTAGGCATTGGTGAAGCCGCCTTCTATGGGCCAAAACTGGACTTTATCTTTGAGGATGCCCTCGGTCGCGAGTGGCAGTTGGGAACGGTTCAGGTAGACTACAATTTGCCTGAGCGCTTCGATTTGGAATATGTTGCTGAGGACAATACCCGCCGCCGACCGGTGATGATTCACCGTGCCCCCTTTGGCTCCTTGGAGCGGCTCATTGGCATTCTCATTGAGGAGTATGCAGGGGATTTTCCCTTTTGGCTCGCACCGGAGCAAGTGCGCCTGTTGCCTGTGGGGGATGAGCAACGTCCCTATGCCGAACGGGTAGCGGCGCAACTGCGAGAGCGAGGGGTGCGCGTCAGTGTGGATCGCAGTGGCGATCGCTTGGGTAAACAAATCCGCAATGCTGAAACTCAAAAAATTCCTGTAATGGGTATCATTGGTGCTAAGGAAGTTGAACATGAGACCGTGAGTATCCGCACCCGTGCGGCGGGAGATGTCGGCACTTTTGCTCTGGAGCACCTCATCGCAAAACTGACATCAGCAATGGCTGCCATCCATGGTGACATTGATTGGAGTTAG
- a CDS encoding response regulator, whose translation MSSRKVVVIDDSKVIRMRVREMLPEGDYEILEAKDGREGLQLIEQSDPTLIMLDFLLPKVSGWEVYQELEKNDLLGAIPLVIMSGRKEEVTEKLQEPFEWFEFIEKPFEKEQLEAAIQEAFRKARKPRPVKAAAPAEGAAPVAVDLTPVYDKLAALEGAIQTLQAHSVNPHDFAQLQATVAQLQQQPAATGSGGEENRLAALEAENQRLHQEVEQLKRAVHQIVTALRRLQGGH comes from the coding sequence GTGAGTAGCCGTAAAGTCGTTGTCATTGATGACAGTAAAGTCATCCGGATGCGCGTCCGTGAAATGTTGCCAGAGGGCGACTATGAGATTCTGGAGGCCAAGGATGGGCGTGAGGGCTTGCAACTGATTGAGCAGTCTGATCCCACCCTGATCATGCTGGATTTTCTGCTGCCGAAGGTGAGCGGCTGGGAAGTCTATCAAGAATTGGAGAAAAATGACCTCCTAGGGGCGATTCCCTTAGTGATTATGTCGGGGCGCAAGGAAGAGGTCACGGAGAAGCTCCAGGAGCCCTTTGAGTGGTTTGAGTTCATTGAGAAGCCCTTTGAAAAAGAACAACTGGAAGCAGCGATTCAAGAGGCCTTTCGCAAAGCCCGTAAGCCCAGACCCGTCAAAGCGGCAGCACCTGCTGAAGGGGCTGCTCCAGTCGCCGTGGATCTCACCCCTGTCTATGACAAATTGGCCGCCCTTGAAGGCGCCATTCAAACCTTGCAGGCACACTCTGTCAATCCCCATGACTTTGCTCAACTCCAAGCAACGGTTGCTCAACTGCAACAGCAACCGGCGGCAACAGGCAGTGGCGGGGAGGAAAATCGCCTCGCCGCTTTGGAAGCTGAAAACCAGCGGTTACACCAGGAGGTGGAGCAACTGAAGCGAGCTGTTCACCAAATTGTGACGGCATTGCGGCGGTTGCAGGGGGGACACTAA
- the recR gene encoding recombination mediator RecR, with protein sequence MSSVYTRPLARLIEQLQRLPGIGPKTAQRLALHLIKRPEADIQALAQALLEAKQQVGLCSVCFHLSAEPVCEICASPQRDNHTICVVADSRDVIAIEKTREYHGKYHVLGGLISPLEGITPEHLHIQPLIQRASQPQVEEVILAINPSIEGETTTLYVGQLLRPFVKVTRIAFGLPVGGDLDYADEMTLARALAGRREIEWQ encoded by the coding sequence ATGAGTAGTGTTTATACCCGTCCCCTTGCTCGCCTCATTGAGCAGTTGCAGCGCTTGCCGGGGATTGGCCCAAAGACTGCCCAACGGCTCGCTCTCCACCTCATCAAACGTCCTGAAGCGGATATCCAAGCCCTAGCTCAGGCTCTTCTTGAGGCCAAACAGCAGGTGGGACTTTGTTCAGTGTGTTTTCATCTCTCTGCAGAGCCGGTGTGTGAAATCTGTGCCTCGCCCCAGCGAGACAATCACACGATTTGCGTGGTTGCGGATTCCCGCGATGTCATTGCCATTGAAAAAACCCGCGAGTACCACGGCAAGTACCATGTTTTGGGCGGACTCATTTCACCCCTAGAGGGCATTACTCCCGAACACCTGCACATTCAACCGCTCATTCAGCGCGCCAGCCAACCGCAGGTGGAAGAAGTGATCCTGGCCATCAACCCCAGTATCGAAGGGGAAACCACCACGCTCTATGTGGGACAGCTGCTGCGTCCCTTTGTCAAAGTAACCCGCATTGCCTTTGGCCTACCCGTGGGTGGTGATCTCGACTATGCCGATGAAATGACCCTTGCCCGTGCCCTCGCTGGCCGCCGCGAGATTGAGTGGCAGTAG